The Oncorhynchus masou masou isolate Uvic2021 chromosome 6, UVic_Omas_1.1, whole genome shotgun sequence genome has a window encoding:
- the LOC135541056 gene encoding zinc finger protein 391-like, with the protein MVADNVPLRGGLLDGGRSSGAEHCREREKEEEDVTVKQEVEGETVTVKEEEKDVSVKEEEDEFRVKEEEDAVFGVKKEGEITVTLKDEEDEVGDLINTRERPESPSDNGKSPSGQSDPEMPKEKGGHHCSHCGKTFTKLGNLNRHERTHTGEKPFQCSQCGKSFNELGYLLIHKRIHSGEKPYHCSKCGMTFTWLGSLKTHENTHGRKSFPMFPLWKEFYPVREPKSAQEDTHRREALSLFPVWKEF; encoded by the exons atggttgctgataatgtgcctct AagaggaggtctgctggacggaggaAGAAGCTCTGGGGCTGAACATTGTcgtgaaagagagaaggaagaggaggatgtcacagttaaacaagaagtagagggtgagactgttacagtgaaagaagaagagaaagacgtttcagtgaaagaagaggaagacgagttcagagtgaaagaagaggaggatgcaGTTTTTGGAGTGAAGAAGGAAGGGGAGATTACTGTCACATTGAAAGATGAAGAGGATGAGGTGggagatctgattaacacca gagagagaccagaatcTCCCTCTGACAACGGGAAGAGTCCTTCAGGGCAATCAGACCCAGAGATGCCCAAAGAAAAAGGAGGACATCActgctcccactgtggaaagaCTTTTACCAAGTTAGGGAACCTGAATaggcatgagaggacacacacaggagaaaaacctttccaatgctcccagtgtggaaagagttttaacgAACTAGGGTACCTATTAATACACAAGAGAATACactctggagagaagccttaccactgttccAAATGTGGAATGACTTTTACCTGGTTAGGGAGCTTGAAAACACACGAGAATACACACGGGAGAAAATCCTTTCCTATGTTCCCACTGTGGAAAGAATTTTACCCAGTTAGGGAACCTAAATCGGCacaagaggacacacacaggagagaagccttatcactgttcccagtgtggaaagagttttag